From the Oryzias latipes chromosome 22, ASM223467v1 genome, one window contains:
- the tnfsf10 gene encoding tumor necrosis factor ligand superfamily member 10: MVLSVQALGLVVLAAILLQTIAVAVSFMYFSRVLNTMQENFSQSSVSCLINVKLPSEVVDSAAEDKNSDPCWQVTQQLHYLIEKKIADSFQKEISSAVSNKLTGVLPVLHPGIPGVPLPKVGAHVTGVASSLKPPIEESSRSTTGYFGERIRAWEGQRGLSFLQNMELRGGELLVPRAGLYYIYAQTYFRLASTGDPETEEGAELVQYIYKKMSSYMGPILLMKSSRSACWPQGQEPGLFSLHQAGTAFLQPADRLFITVSNASAVEMDGRASYFGAFLVS, from the exons ATGGTTCTGTCCGTCCAGGCTCTGGGGCTCGTCGTCCTCGCCGCTATCCTCCTGCAGACCATCGCAGTCGCCGTCAGCTTCATGTACTTCAGCAGAGTCCTCAACACG ATGCAGGAGAACTTCTCCCAGAGCAGCGTGTCCTGCCTGATCAACGTCAAGCTGCCGTCAGAGGTGGTTGATTCTGCTGCTGAGGACAAAAACAGTGACCCGTGCTGGCAGGTCACTCAACAGCTCCACTACCTCATAGAGAAG AAAATTGCTGACAGTTTCCAGAAGGAGATTTCCAGCGCTGTGTCAA ATAAGCTAACAGGTGTTCTGCCCGTCCTGCACCCGGGGATCCCAGGCGTCCCTCTTCCTAAAGTCGGCGCACATGTGACCGGCGTTGCCTCGTCACTCAAGCCACCAATAGAAGAAA GCTCCAGGAGTACGACGGGGTACTTCGGCGAGCGCATCAGAGCGTGGGAGGGCCAGAGGGGCCTGTCCTTTCTGCAGAACATGGAGCTGAGGGGGGGCGAGCTGCTGGTGCCCAGAGCCGGGCTCTACTACATTTACGCCCAGACGTACTTCAGACTGGCCTCCACAGGCGACCCCGAAACGGAGGAGGGAGCAGAGCTGGTGCAGTACATCTACAAAAAG ATGAGTTCCTACATGGGGCCCATCTTACTGATGAAATCTTCTAGGagtgcctgctggccccaaGGTCAGGAGCCTGGCCTCTTCTCCTTACATCAAGCTGGCACCGCCTTCCTGCAGCCGGCCGACCGCCTCTTCATCACCGTCAGCAACGCCAGCGCCGTGGAGATGGACGGCAGGGCCAGCTACTTCGGAGCTTTCCTGGTGAGCTAA
- the LOC101156373 gene encoding E3 ubiquitin-protein ligase MSL2-like, which translates to MNPVKATALYVSASRAVLQCDPRQPHTLAEMYKLLPFFRQSLACLVCGELLQDPISPMHPECQHYVCLGCKGKKMQVKPSCSRCKDYSCFQENKQLSLLVECYRKLCLYVTHSPLLQLISGHVGGSPEVMSLLEEVLLTHKEDTENSSFAQEDVNLSVHESRTPTEAPPAPAELSAVPQTFSSHPPRFNGTQRCNGETLEDFDPSSPELEVCELVEEPPHTELSVSDASCGLALSLTSGPLAPTPGTVCSLRDGELSSRELEEGEVLLLSVEEVLQTLDPLQPSRDSVHSQPERTHTHLTSDRAHTQMYIHLDAAHNYTQSHMGRTNTAASHGARIHTSSFNPPPPSKPPPVRLNRKRSRSESDREKVKPLPISSILQGSSPNAHSPTFSHTLHPKPPTASLSVPAHTYSSLPNGAPPKPSRPVQNHNKGSRKHSDQNPKKSHAKARSSGLSKAKDRSKEQRSMSGCLVPAAPVRPPYKKPVEKKGCKCGRATQNPSVLTCRGQRCPCYSNRKACLDCICRGCQNSYMANGEKKLEAFAVPEKALEQTRLTLGINLTSIAAAAALRNPATTNIRANTLLNVATATGTPVTTAYLAPSPPRDPTYEDSLELLIG; encoded by the exons ATGAATCCTGTAAAAGCAACCGCCTTGTATGTGTCTGCCAGCCGGGCCGTGCTGCAGTGCGATCCGCGGCAGCCTCACACCTTGGCGGAGATGTACAAGCTGCTGCCCTTCTTCCGACAGTCCCTAGCATGTTTAGTCTGCG GTGAATTACTTCAGGATCCAATTTCACCGATGCATCCCGAGTGTCAGCATTATGTCTGCCTAGGCTGTAAAGGCAAGAAGATGCAGGTCAAACCTTCATGTAGCCGCTGTAAGGACTATTCCTGCTTCCAGGAGAACAAGCAGCTTTCTTTACTAGTTGAGTGTTACAGAAAGCTCTGTCTGTACGTCACTCATTCGCCATTGCTTCAGTTGATCAGCGGCCACGTTGGAGGGTCTCCGGAGGTCATGTCCTTGTTAGAGGAGGTGCTGTTGACGCACAAAGAGGACACAGAAAACTCGAGCTTTGCACAAGAGGATGTCAATCTGTCCGTTCACGAGTCCCGCACCCCGACAGAGGCACCACCTGCTCCTGCTGAGCTTTCAGCTGTTCCTCAGACCTTCTCGTCCCACCCTCCCCGTTTTAATGGGACACAGAGATGCAACGGAGAAACACTGGAGGACTTTGATCCCTCCTCCCCTGAGCTGGAAGTTTGTGAGCTGGTGGAGGAGCCGCCGCATACAGAGCTGTCGGTGTCTGATGCATCGTGTGGTTTGGCTCTCAGTTTGACCTCCGGGCCTTTAGCTCCAACACCAGGCACCGTGTGCTCACTCAGGGATGGAGAACTGAGCAGCAGGGAGCTCGAGGAAGGAGAAGTGTTGCTCCTCAGCGTGGAGGAGGTGTTGCAAACCCTGGACCCCCTTCAGCCCAGTCGAGACTCTGTTCATTCACAGCCAGAAAGGACTCACACACACCTAACCTCGGACAGAGCGCACACGCAAATGTACATACACCTGGATGCAGCCCACAACTACACACAGTCTCACATGGGAAGGACTAACACAGCGGCAAGCCACGGTGCTCGCATACACACATCTTCCTTCAATCCCCCACCACCCTCCAAACCTCCACCGGTCCGCCTTAACCGCAAGCGATCTCGTTCAGAGAGTGACAGGGAAAAGGTGAAACCTCTTCCCATCTCCTCTATCCTGCAGGGCTCCTCCCCAAACGCACACTCGCCAACCTTCTCTCACACGCTGCACCCAAAACCCCCCACAGCTTCTTTGTCTGTACCAGCACACACATACTCGTCACTTCCTAACGGGGCACCGCCCAAGCCCAGTCGGCCtgtgcagaaccacaacaaaggCAGCAGGAAGCACTCGGATCAGAATCCCAAGAAGAGCCACGCCAAGGCCCGGAGCAGCGGGCTGTCTAAGGCCAAGGACAGAAGTAAAGAGCAGCGCTCAATGTCGGGCTGTTTGGTGCCAGCAGCGCCGGTCAGGCCTCCGTACAAAAAGCCAGTGGAGAAGAAGGGCTGTAAATGTGGGAGGGCGACGCAGAACCCCTCTGTGTTGACCTGCAGGGGGCAGCGATGTCCCTGTTACTCGAACCGCAAG GCCTGCTTGGACTGCATCTGTCGAGGCTGCCAGAACTCCTACATGGCCAACGGTGAGAAGAAGCTGGAAGCCTTCGCCGTTCCGGAGAAGGCCTTGGAGCAGACGCGGCTCACCCTCGGCATCAACCTGACCAGcatcgccgccgccgccgcgctCCGCAACCCGGCGACCACCAACATCCGAGCGAACACCCTCCTCAACGTCGCCACAGCAACGGGGACACCTGTAACCACAGCCTACCTGGCCCCAAGCCCCCCACGAGACCCCACTTATGAAGACAGTCTGGAGCTGCTGATTGGATGA
- the pccb gene encoding propionyl-CoA carboxylase beta chain, mitochondrial, producing MMAAFGVARSSCGLINSFRGSFRLLAQVKCGATPASGPQSHVPRACRWYSVSHLSVKERIEKKRKAALIGGGQKRVDAQHKKGKLTARERVALLLDPESFVETDMFVEHRCSDFGMEQDTNKFPGDSVVTGRGRINGRLVYVFSQDFTVFGGSLSGAHAQKICKIMDQAMTVGAPVIGLNDSGGARIQEGVESLAGYADIFLRNVLASGVVPQISLIMGPCAGGAVYSPALTDFTFMVKDTSYLFITGPDVVKSVTNEDVTQEELGGAKTHTSVSGVAHRAFENDVEALLNLREFFNFLPLSNQDAPPIRECHDPSDRLVKALDTIVPFESTKAYDMLEIIHAIVDERDFFEIMPSYAKNIVVGFARMNGRTVGIVGNQPKVASGCLDINSSVKGARFVRFCDAFNIPIITFVDVPGFLPGTAQEYGGIIRHGAKLLFAFAEATVPKITIITRKAYGGAYDVMSSKHLRGDVNYAWPTAEVAVMGAKGAVQIIFRGKENQAEAEAEYVEKFANPFPAAVRGFVDDIIEPSSTRKKICSDLEVLASKKQVNPWKKHANIPL from the exons ATGATGGCGGCCTTCGGTGTAGCTCGTAGCAGCTGCGGGCTGATAAACAGCTTCAGGGGCTCATTCAGACTTTTAGCGCAAGTAAAATGCGGCGCAACACCTGCGTCAGGGCCGCAGAGTCACGTCCCGCGGGCCTGTCGCTGGTACTCGGTCAGCCACCTGTCCGTTAAGGAGAGAATTGAGAAGAAACGGAAGGCGGCGCTCATCGGGGGAGGTCAGAAGAGAGTAGATGCACAACATAAAAAG GGTAAACTGACAGCCAGGGAGAGGGTGGCGCTCCTGCTGGATCCTGAGTCCTTCGTGGAGACTGACATGTTCGTGGAGCACCGATGCTCTGACTTTGGCATGGAGCAGGACACTAACAAG TTTCCCGGAGACAGCGTGGTGACAGGCCGTGGCAGGATTAACGGCAGGCTGGTTTATGTGTTTAGTCAG GACTTCACTGTCTTTGGTGGAAGCTTGTCTGGAGCTCATGCACAGAAGATCTGTAAG ATAATGGACCAGGCCATGACGGTCGGCGCTCCTGTCATCGGGCTGAATGACTCCGGAGGAGCCAGGATCCAGGAGGGAGTGGAGTCCCTGGCTGGTTATGCCGATATTTTCCTG AGGAACGTCCTTGCTTCAGGGGTCGTCCCTCAGATCTCCCTCATCATGGGCCCCTGTGCAGGGGGGGCTGTCTACTCCCCCGCACTGACAGACTTCACCTTCATGGTTAAG GACACGTCGTACCTGTTTATCACAGGTCCGGATGTGGTCAAGTCTGTCACCAACGAGGATGTGACCCAAGAGGAGCTCGGAGGAGCCAAAACTCACACCAGCGTGTCCG gGGTGGCACACCGCGCTTTTGAGAACGACGTGGAGGCGCTGCTAAACCTAAGGGAGTTTTTCAACTTCCTGCCGCTGAGCAACCAGGACGCGCCCCCCATCAGGGAGTGCCACGACCCCAG TGATCGATTGGTGAAGGCGTTGGACACCATTGTCCCGTTTGAGTCAACAAAAGCCTACGACATGCTGGAGATCATCCATGCA ATAGTGGACGAACGGGACTTTTTCGAGATCATGCCCAGTTACGCCAAAAACATCGTCGTGGGCTTTGCCAGGATGAACGGGCGCACTGTGGGCATTGTGGGTAATCAGCCCAAAGTGGCTTCAG gctGCTTGGACATCAACTCCTCGGTGAAGGGAGCTCGCTTCGTCCGCTTTTGTGACGCCTTCAACATTCCCATCATCACCTTTGTGGACGTGCCGGGTTTCCTGCCAG GTACGGCTCAGGAGTACGGAGGCATCATCAGACATGGAGCCAAACTGCTGTTTGCATTTGCCGAAGCGACTGTACCAAAAATAACCATCATCACCAGAAAG GCTTATGGGGGAGCGTACGATGTGATGAGCTCCAAACACCTAAGAGGGGACGTCAACTACGCCTGGCCCACGGCTGAGGTTGCTGTCATGGGTGCTAAG GGGGCCGTTCAAATCATCTTCAGAGGAAAGGAGAATCAGGCGGAAGCAGAGGCGGAATACGTGGAAAAGTTTGCCAACCCTTTCCCAGCTGCTGTCAGAG gttttgTGGACGACATCATCGAgccgtcatcgacacgcaagaAGATCTGCAGCGATCTGGAGGTGCTGGCCAGCAAGAAGCAGGTCAACCCCTGGAAGAAGCACGCCAACATTCCTCTGTGA